A window from Prosthecobacter sp. encodes these proteins:
- a CDS encoding NAD(P)/FAD-dependent oxidoreductase: MIYDGILLGSGHNALVLACYAARAGLKVAVVEKNDVAGGGLATVEHPPGSGFKHNTHSFFHRALTSMPWYRDLELERYGVRYIEPELNVAMILPEDRVLEWWTDFEKTFASFAAISPRDADRLREWTERFRPIVEQILIPEAQNAPLPPEQRLAKLRQSELGRTLLEVQALSPIEFVMREFEHPAVRAGLLFFNGLREVDLRQQGFGHSIPALLASPRKAQMCLGGSRRLAEALCADLREHGGEVFTNWQPRSILTRNGRACGVESMTGDRIEASQFVASGLNPQQTFLDLIPADVTSAHLRERAAGFEYNLLAPLFALNLNLREPPRYAAAGKHPELNHAFMMILGLDDVAQFHDIVAAHERGEIPRTVMWGACPTQFDPSQSPADRHTAFMWEKLPYALHGDARNWDTQKELHGREMLSLWQTYAPNLREAVLDSFTRSALDTERLLPNMRRGDLLVGSFANDQIGYHRPFPGAGTYRTEIPGLYLCGGSTHPGGNVTGLCGFNAAKVVLADGGLSRG, encoded by the coding sequence ATGATTTACGACGGCATCCTTCTCGGCTCCGGGCACAACGCGCTGGTGCTCGCCTGCTATGCGGCACGCGCCGGCCTGAAGGTGGCCGTGGTGGAGAAGAATGACGTGGCGGGCGGCGGGCTGGCCACGGTGGAGCATCCGCCGGGCTCCGGCTTTAAGCACAACACGCATTCGTTCTTCCATCGCGCGCTGACCTCGATGCCGTGGTATCGCGATCTGGAATTGGAGCGCTATGGCGTGCGCTACATCGAGCCGGAGCTCAATGTGGCGATGATTCTGCCGGAAGATCGCGTGCTGGAGTGGTGGACGGATTTTGAAAAAACTTTCGCCTCGTTCGCGGCGATCTCACCACGCGATGCGGACCGTCTGCGCGAGTGGACGGAGCGCTTCCGGCCCATCGTGGAGCAGATCCTCATCCCCGAAGCGCAGAACGCGCCGCTGCCGCCGGAACAACGCCTCGCGAAATTGCGGCAAAGCGAACTCGGGCGCACGCTGCTGGAGGTGCAGGCGCTGTCACCCATCGAATTTGTGATGCGCGAGTTCGAGCATCCGGCGGTGCGGGCCGGTTTGCTGTTCTTCAATGGCCTGCGGGAAGTCGATTTGCGACAGCAGGGCTTCGGGCACTCGATTCCCGCGCTGCTGGCCAGTCCGCGCAAAGCGCAGATGTGCCTCGGCGGTTCGCGTCGTCTCGCGGAGGCGCTGTGCGCGGATTTGCGCGAGCATGGCGGTGAGGTTTTCACGAACTGGCAGCCGCGCTCGATTCTGACTCGGAATGGCCGTGCGTGTGGCGTCGAATCAATGACCGGTGACCGCATCGAGGCCTCGCAGTTCGTCGCCAGCGGCTTGAATCCGCAGCAGACCTTCCTCGATTTGATCCCGGCCGATGTCACGTCCGCGCATCTGCGTGAACGAGCCGCTGGCTTCGAGTACAACCTGCTCGCGCCGCTGTTCGCGCTGAATTTGAATCTGCGCGAGCCGCCACGTTATGCGGCGGCGGGGAAACATCCCGAATTGAACCACGCGTTCATGATGATCCTCGGTCTGGATGACGTCGCGCAGTTTCACGACATCGTCGCCGCACACGAACGCGGTGAAATCCCGCGCACGGTGATGTGGGGCGCGTGTCCGACGCAGTTTGATCCCTCGCAGTCTCCTGCGGACCGCCATACGGCCTTCATGTGGGAAAAACTGCCGTATGCGCTGCATGGCGATGCACGGAACTGGGACACACAAAAAGAACTGCATGGCCGCGAGATGCTGTCGCTGTGGCAAACGTATGCGCCGAACCTGCGTGAAGCCGTGCTGGACTCCTTCACCCGCAGCGCCCTCGATACCGAGCGCCTGCTGCCGAACATGCGGCGTGGCGATCTGCTGGTGGGATCGTTCGCGAACGATCAGATCGGCTACCATCGCCCCTTCCCTGGTGCAGGAACTTACCGCACCGAAATCCCCGGCCTCTACCTCTGTGGCGGCTCCACCCACCCCGGCGGCAATGTCACCGGCCTCTGCGGCTTCAATGCGGCGAAGGTGGTGCTGGCGGACGGCGGGCTTTCACGCGGGTAG
- a CDS encoding SMP-30/gluconolactonase/LRE family protein, whose amino-acid sequence MIRAFVYLALASITAAQEPQLAATLTFTEGPTVAPDGSVYFTEVVNQRIMKLGTDGQLSVFRENSNVANGLLFDPEGRLIACEGATFQRPGVKVSGIPRVTRTDMKTGQIEVLADSFEGKPLTGPNDVTIDSKGRLYFTELGGAAVYRIDAPGKIARILAAPDVQNPNGIQISPDDRTLYLVEANQAQGGARLIRAYDLQADGSVTNMRVHFDFSPGRSADGMSIDAEGNLWAAAGLNQRRGTSETLDTKCGVHVISPQGRRIQFIPIVEDTITNTAFGGADMKTLYITAGKNLYQVRAGVAGLPR is encoded by the coding sequence ATGATCCGCGCCTTCGTCTATCTCGCCCTCGCCTCCATCACCGCCGCCCAGGAGCCGCAGCTCGCGGCGACGCTCACCTTCACCGAAGGGCCCACCGTGGCACCGGATGGCAGCGTGTACTTCACCGAGGTCGTGAACCAGCGTATCATGAAGCTCGGCACGGATGGCCAGCTGAGCGTCTTCCGCGAGAACAGCAACGTGGCCAACGGCCTGCTCTTTGATCCCGAGGGCCGCCTCATCGCCTGCGAGGGCGCGACCTTCCAACGCCCCGGCGTCAAGGTCAGCGGCATCCCGCGCGTGACGCGCACCGACATGAAAACCGGCCAGATCGAAGTGCTGGCGGACAGTTTCGAAGGCAAGCCGCTCACCGGACCGAACGACGTGACGATCGACTCGAAGGGCCGTCTCTATTTCACCGAACTCGGCGGCGCGGCGGTGTATCGCATCGACGCGCCGGGAAAAATCGCCCGCATCCTCGCCGCACCGGACGTGCAGAACCCGAACGGCATCCAGATCTCGCCCGATGACCGCACGCTCTACCTCGTGGAGGCCAATCAAGCGCAAGGCGGCGCGCGCCTTATCCGCGCTTACGACCTGCAAGCCGATGGCAGCGTCACGAACATGCGCGTGCATTTCGATTTCTCGCCCGGCCGCAGCGCCGATGGCATGAGCATCGACGCGGAGGGAAATCTCTGGGCCGCCGCCGGCCTCAACCAACGGCGCGGCACTTCCGAGACGCTGGACACGAAATGCGGTGTGCATGTCATCTCGCCGCAGGGAAGGCGCATCCAGTTCATCCCCATCGTCGAGGACACCATCACCAATACCGCCTTCGGCGGAGCGGACATGAAGACGCTTTACATCACCGCCGGCAAAAACCTCTATCAGGTGCGCGCCGGCGTCGCTGGTTTGCCGAGATGA
- a CDS encoding HNH endonuclease signature motif containing protein, with protein MSLPDALRWQVIERAGNRCEYCGLSQEGQEAVFHVDHIHPVKLAGQTELENLALACVSCSLRKGARVSAEDPVGGDFVPLFHPRRDRWNLHFRWQQAEVVGITATGRATVTSLAMNRPIAVSIRREEALRGRHPAPGQL; from the coding sequence ATGAGCCTCCCGGATGCCTTGCGCTGGCAGGTGATCGAGAGGGCGGGAAACCGCTGCGAGTATTGTGGCTTGTCGCAGGAGGGGCAGGAGGCGGTGTTTCATGTGGATCACATCCACCCGGTGAAACTGGCCGGGCAGACGGAGTTGGAAAATCTGGCGCTGGCCTGTGTGTCCTGCTCGTTGCGCAAAGGTGCGCGTGTGAGCGCGGAAGATCCGGTCGGCGGAGACTTCGTGCCGTTGTTTCATCCGCGCCGGGATCGGTGGAATCTGCACTTTCGCTGGCAGCAGGCGGAGGTGGTGGGCATCACAGCCACCGGAAGGGCCACGGTGACCTCCTTGGCGATGAACCGGCCCATTGCGGTGAGCATCCGGCGGGAGGAAGCGTTGCGCGGGCGGCATCCGGCTCCTGGCCAGCTCTGA
- a CDS encoding ribonucleoside-diphosphate reductase subunit alpha, with translation MITDLLHEDKALKRVAHTPKDQKPHFEWSALTAGVAGIPMTAAPKVRIGSSERDFDVGEIADTVGNAITDLLLARQRQSEIFTDSNRLLVQVISRAVAEEVAQRTTANGSEAPMLSTKEIYQVIEQALVRHNAHDVARSLAERRKRVETLANSDANDAGSLQPLMVTTKVIRRNGQLVPWNHNKIEIAVRKAFLSMEMDSAGAVQVAEAVSRSVVNDGKQFMHIEDVQNLVEEELMKQGFFKVARSYIQYRALRSNMRVTDEQAAAIINEQESDQQQSLILVRVSPTETFLWDGQDLKRRIDFASLGLDLCINRGEIEMELRRSIFSEITVDALKTTIILNARTLMEKDADFAKFAGRMLLTYIYEEVLGWSIVDHGIEQLPNFHRRAFRKNLARGIEIERIHPQLLKFDLDKLASALDPAADMDFDFLGIQTLYDRYLIVDKKIKPSKRLEAPQLFWMRVAMGLCVAEKENPEDKIIALYKLYKGRRFCSSTPTLFNSGTMHSQLSSCYLYKVDDSIESIMQRGIADNAYLSKWAGGLGGSWTAVRGTGGYIKGTNGESQGVIPFLKLHNDQLIAVNQGGKRRGSGCAYLEIWHNDIEDFLQLRVNTGDERRRTHDLNTACWIPDLFMKRMEARGNWTLFRSNETPDLHDLYGSAFEKRYVEYEERAAKGEIFGRPMEALDLWKKMLKAIFETGHPWMTFKDPCNVRSPQDHCGVIHSSNLCTEITLNTSFEETAVCNLGSVLIDNHLDDNGGIDHSKLRESIRVAVRMLDNVIDINYYPTEAAKTANSRHRPIGLGVMGLGYALYRKGLPFASKEAVEFNDEFMEAVAYYAYEASSDLAAEKGTYSSYKGSKWDRGLLPQDTVDLLAQERGLDIEVPRGGKMDWSGLRAKIAKSGMRNSNVLAIAPTATISNIMGSSPCIEPLFTNFYTKSNLSGDFMVLNPYLVKDLKKRGLWNSEIQNKIKYTDGELESIEEIPVDLKRKYATAFGIDWAWLLDAAARRQKWIDQSQSVNLFCGEGAMQTLSHMYRAAWRKGLKTTYYLRTRSASNIEKATSEVEKEKRGIVGTHHAAVAVATAAAKQFTADEALACSLEAMRNGGTCEACQ, from the coding sequence ATGATCACTGACCTGCTCCACGAAGACAAGGCGCTCAAGCGCGTCGCACACACACCCAAGGACCAAAAACCCCACTTTGAATGGAGCGCGCTGACGGCAGGCGTGGCTGGCATTCCGATGACGGCGGCACCAAAGGTGCGCATCGGCAGCAGCGAGCGTGATTTCGACGTGGGTGAGATCGCCGACACGGTCGGCAATGCGATCACGGATTTGCTGCTCGCACGCCAGCGCCAGAGCGAAATCTTCACCGACTCCAACCGCCTGCTCGTCCAGGTCATTTCCCGCGCGGTGGCGGAGGAAGTCGCCCAGCGCACCACCGCCAACGGCAGCGAGGCTCCGATGCTGAGCACCAAAGAGATTTACCAGGTCATTGAGCAGGCTCTGGTACGTCACAACGCCCACGACGTCGCCCGCAGCCTCGCCGAGCGCCGCAAGCGTGTCGAAACTCTCGCCAATTCGGACGCGAACGACGCGGGTTCACTCCAGCCCCTCATGGTCACCACCAAAGTCATCCGCCGCAACGGCCAGCTCGTCCCTTGGAACCACAACAAGATCGAGATCGCCGTGCGCAAGGCCTTCCTCTCCATGGAGATGGACTCCGCTGGCGCGGTGCAGGTCGCCGAGGCCGTGAGTCGTTCGGTCGTCAATGACGGCAAGCAGTTCATGCACATCGAGGACGTGCAGAATCTCGTCGAGGAAGAGCTCATGAAGCAGGGCTTCTTCAAAGTCGCCCGTTCCTACATCCAGTACCGTGCGCTGCGCTCCAACATGCGCGTCACCGACGAGCAGGCCGCCGCCATCATCAACGAGCAGGAGTCCGATCAGCAGCAGTCCCTCATCCTCGTCCGCGTTTCCCCCACCGAGACCTTCCTCTGGGACGGCCAGGATCTGAAGCGCCGCATCGACTTCGCCAGCCTCGGCCTCGACCTCTGCATCAACCGTGGCGAGATCGAAATGGAGCTGCGTCGCTCCATCTTCAGCGAAATCACCGTCGATGCGCTCAAGACCACCATCATCCTCAATGCGCGCACCTTGATGGAGAAGGACGCTGACTTCGCGAAGTTCGCCGGCCGCATGCTGCTCACCTACATCTATGAAGAAGTGCTCGGCTGGAGCATCGTCGATCACGGCATCGAGCAGCTCCCGAACTTCCACCGCCGTGCGTTCCGCAAGAACCTCGCACGCGGCATCGAGATCGAGCGCATCCATCCGCAGCTCCTCAAGTTCGACCTCGACAAGCTCGCCAGCGCGCTGGATCCCGCCGCTGACATGGATTTCGACTTCCTCGGCATCCAGACGCTCTATGACCGCTACTTGATCGTCGATAAGAAGATCAAGCCCTCGAAGCGCCTCGAAGCTCCGCAGCTCTTCTGGATGCGCGTCGCCATGGGCCTCTGCGTCGCGGAGAAAGAAAACCCCGAGGACAAGATCATCGCGCTGTACAAGCTCTACAAAGGCCGCCGCTTCTGCTCCAGCACGCCCACGCTCTTCAACAGCGGCACCATGCACAGCCAGCTCTCCTCCTGCTATCTCTACAAGGTGGACGACAGCATCGAATCCATCATGCAGCGCGGCATCGCCGACAACGCCTACCTCTCCAAGTGGGCCGGTGGTCTCGGTGGCTCCTGGACGGCCGTGCGCGGCACCGGCGGCTACATCAAAGGCACCAATGGCGAAAGCCAGGGCGTCATTCCTTTCCTCAAGCTGCACAACGACCAGCTCATCGCCGTCAATCAGGGTGGCAAACGCCGTGGCTCCGGCTGCGCGTATCTCGAAATCTGGCACAACGACATCGAGGACTTCCTCCAGCTCCGCGTGAACACCGGCGACGAGCGCCGCCGCACCCACGACCTCAACACCGCCTGCTGGATTCCCGACCTCTTCATGAAGCGCATGGAGGCCCGTGGCAACTGGACCCTCTTCCGCTCCAACGAAACCCCCGACCTCCACGACCTCTACGGCAGCGCCTTTGAAAAACGCTACGTCGAGTACGAAGAGCGGGCCGCCAAAGGCGAGATCTTCGGCCGCCCCATGGAAGCGCTCGATCTGTGGAAGAAAATGCTCAAGGCCATCTTCGAAACCGGCCATCCGTGGATGACCTTCAAAGATCCCTGCAACGTCCGCAGCCCGCAGGACCACTGCGGCGTCATCCACAGCTCGAATCTCTGCACCGAGATCACGCTGAACACCAGCTTTGAGGAAACCGCCGTCTGCAATCTCGGCTCCGTCCTCATCGACAACCACCTCGACGACAACGGCGGCATCGACCACTCCAAGCTCCGCGAGTCCATCCGCGTCGCCGTGCGCATGCTCGACAACGTCATCGACATCAACTACTACCCCACCGAAGCCGCCAAGACCGCCAACAGCCGTCATCGCCCCATCGGTCTCGGCGTCATGGGCCTCGGCTACGCGCTCTATCGCAAAGGCCTGCCCTTCGCTTCGAAGGAAGCCGTCGAGTTCAACGACGAGTTCATGGAAGCCGTCGCCTACTATGCCTATGAGGCCAGCAGCGACCTCGCCGCCGAAAAAGGCACCTACTCCAGCTACAAAGGCAGCAAATGGGATCGCGGCCTCCTCCCGCAGGACACCGTCGATCTCCTCGCCCAGGAGCGCGGCCTCGACATCGAAGTCCCACGCGGCGGCAAGATGGACTGGTCCGGCCTGCGTGCAAAGATCGCCAAGAGCGGCATGCGCAACAGCAACGTCCTCGCCATCGCCCCCACCGCCACCATCTCGAACATCATGGGCTCCAGCCCCTGCATCGAGCCCCTCTTCACCAACTTCTACACCAAGAGCAACCTCTCCGGCGACTTCATGGTGCTCAATCCTTACCTCGTGAAGGACCTCAAGAAGCGCGGCCTCTGGAACTCCGAGATTCAGAACAAGATCAAGTACACCGACGGCGAACTCGAAAGCATCGAGGAAATCCCCGTCGATCTGAAGCGCAAATACGCCACCGCCTTCGGCATCGACTGGGCCTGGCTGCTCGACGCCGCCGCCCGCCGTCAGAAGTGGATCGATCAGTCGCAATCCGTGAACCTCTTCTGCGGCGAGGGCGCCATGCAGACCCTGTCCCACATGTACCGCGCCGCCTGGCGGAAAGGTCTCAAGACCACCTATTACCTCCGCACCCGCAGCGCCTCCAACATCGAAAAAGCCACCAGCGAAGTCGAGAAAGAAAAGCGCGGCATCGTCGGCACCCACCACGCCGCCGTGGCCGTCGCCACCGCAGCCGCCAAGCAATTCACCGCCGACGAAGCCCTCGCCTGCTCCCTTGAGGCCATGCGGAATGGCGGGACGTGTGAGGCGTGCCAGTGA
- a CDS encoding ribonucleotide-diphosphate reductase subunit beta, with amino-acid sequence MEKTFKIGNREFILDQDKAEAAFAAKKVINGRKSMTFNLLPLKYQWAYDLYRIMKANHWEPEDIQMQKDVEQWRSNEITQNERWIIMMGIGYFSAAEGIVGDNIQHVIRELVTAPELKLVLGRHAHEENIHADSLLYMISSLGINPHECEAMFEQIPTIVKKNEFVTRISHVLRRDLDLTQVVNKQLLAKNIFMFGQCMEGTQFYGLFGMILSLYRQNKFPGIGQMFRYTLRDESNHIELLRNLFMDLVEENPEIWTAEFRDELVNIMREAVALEKEFIRDCLPTNAVGLSPEEFERYTDYIADRRLDGCGLPVLNPGITNPLPWLAELMDIKKEQNFFEGKVTDYQKSSNLATCSDDDL; translated from the coding sequence ATGGAAAAGACATTCAAGATCGGCAACCGCGAGTTCATTCTCGATCAAGACAAAGCTGAGGCGGCCTTCGCCGCCAAAAAGGTCATCAATGGCCGCAAGAGCATGACCTTTAACCTGCTCCCGCTGAAATATCAGTGGGCCTATGACCTCTACCGGATCATGAAGGCCAACCACTGGGAGCCGGAGGACATCCAGATGCAGAAGGACGTGGAACAGTGGCGCTCCAACGAGATCACGCAGAACGAGCGCTGGATCATCATGATGGGCATCGGCTACTTCAGCGCCGCCGAGGGCATCGTAGGCGACAACATCCAGCATGTGATCCGCGAACTGGTCACTGCGCCGGAATTGAAACTCGTGCTGGGCCGCCATGCGCATGAGGAGAACATCCACGCCGATTCGCTGCTGTACATGATTTCCTCCCTGGGCATCAACCCGCATGAGTGCGAGGCGATGTTCGAGCAGATCCCGACGATCGTGAAGAAGAACGAATTCGTCACCCGCATTTCCCATGTGCTGCGCCGCGACCTGGATCTGACGCAGGTGGTGAACAAGCAGTTGCTGGCGAAGAACATCTTCATGTTCGGCCAATGCATGGAAGGCACGCAGTTTTACGGCCTGTTCGGCATGATCCTCAGCCTCTACCGGCAGAACAAGTTCCCCGGCATCGGCCAGATGTTCCGCTACACGCTGCGCGACGAGAGCAATCACATCGAGCTGCTGCGCAATCTCTTCATGGATCTCGTCGAGGAGAATCCAGAAATCTGGACCGCCGAGTTCCGCGATGAACTGGTGAACATCATGCGCGAGGCCGTGGCACTGGAGAAGGAGTTCATCCGTGACTGCCTGCCGACGAACGCCGTCGGCCTGAGCCCCGAGGAATTTGAGCGTTACACTGACTACATCGCCGACCGTCGTCTGGACGGCTGCGGCCTGCCGGTGCTGAACCCAGGCATCACCAATCCGCTGCCCTGGCTGGCGGAGTTGATGGACATCAAGAAGGAGCAGAACTTCTTCGAAGGCAAGGTCACCGACTATCAGAAGTCCTCCAACCTCGCCACCTGCTCCGACGACGACCTGTAA
- a CDS encoding N-acetylmuramoyl-L-alanine amidase, translating into MNFQQIVSCGLAASLLASCAVMVPQGTPPGVTVDLVPRGRYSRAYHRSMTPRYITIHATENRSRGGNAYAHAQMLKTGALKGRHNAIGYVAWHFTVDDHSIYQSLPTNERGEHADYDGQGNRSSIGIEMCENRGNDRARTIDKTARLTAWLLNKHGIPTSHVVPHMHWRMIRHDDHRDLGHKLCPHFLLDRGRLGPKWQAFIAKVESYRRAM; encoded by the coding sequence ATGAATTTTCAGCAAATTGTCTCCTGCGGGCTTGCAGCCTCCCTGCTCGCCTCCTGTGCGGTCATGGTGCCCCAGGGAACCCCGCCCGGCGTCACCGTCGATCTCGTGCCCCGTGGCCGCTACTCCCGCGCCTACCACCGGTCGATGACGCCGCGCTACATCACCATCCACGCCACGGAAAACCGCTCGCGTGGCGGGAATGCCTACGCGCATGCCCAGATGCTCAAAACCGGCGCCCTCAAAGGCCGTCACAATGCCATCGGCTACGTCGCCTGGCATTTCACCGTGGACGACCACTCCATTTACCAGAGCCTGCCCACCAACGAGCGCGGCGAGCACGCCGATTATGACGGCCAGGGCAACCGCAGCTCCATCGGCATCGAAATGTGCGAAAATCGCGGCAACGACCGCGCCCGCACCATCGACAAGACCGCCCGCCTCACCGCCTGGCTCCTCAACAAGCACGGCATCCCCACCTCCCATGTCGTCCCGCACATGCACTGGCGCATGATCCGCCACGACGACCACCGCGATCTCGGCCATAAGCTCTGCCCGCACTTCCTCCTCGACCGTGGCAGGCTGGGGCCGAAATGGCAGGCATTCATCGCCAAAGTGGAGTCCTATCGCCGGGCGATGTAA